A window of the Microplitis mediator isolate UGA2020A chromosome 5, iyMicMedi2.1, whole genome shotgun sequence genome harbors these coding sequences:
- the LOC130667314 gene encoding dnaJ homolog subfamily A member 1, with protein sequence MVKETTFYDVLGVKPGCSQDDLKKAYRKLALKYHPDKNPNEGERFKQISQAYEVLSDPEKKRIYDTGGEQALKEGGMGSHFTSPMDLFDVFFGSSSRRRARKGQDVVHQLSVTLEELYKGTTRKLALQKNVICEKCEGYGGKKGSAEQCTICHGSGMVMQIQQLAPGIVQQIQSKCSSCKGQGERINQRDRCKHCGGKKTIRDRKILEVHVDKGMVDGQKIVFNGEGDQEPGLEPGDIIILLDEKEHPVYKRAGNNLILPMTLSLTESLCGFQKIIRTLDDRDLLITSLPGQVIKHGDLKCIPEEGMPLYRDPFTKGKLTIHFTVDYPKSIDPAIVPQLESLLPPREQTMIPDDAEEVILEDFDPMLDAQQQRERGGEAYDEDKGSSRVQCATH encoded by the exons ATGGTGAAGGAGACGACTTTCTATGATGTCCTAGGCGTTAAACCTGGATGCTCACAGGACGATCTCAAAAAAGCTTACAGAAAACTTGCTCTCAAATACCATCCTGATAAAAATCCCAATGAAGGAGAAAGG TTCAAACAAATATCACAAGCCTACGAGGTATTATCTGACCCGGAGAAGAAACGTATTTATGACACTGGTGGTGAGCAAGCATTGAAAGAGGGAGGAATGGGCAGCCACTTCACATCCCCCATGGATCTCTTTGATGTATTTTTTGGCAGCAGCTCAAGACGTAGGGCAAGAAAAGGTCAGGATGTTGTTCATCAATTGTCTGTTACACTCGAAGAATTGTACAAAGGAACTACGAGAAAACTTGCTCTACAGAAGAACGTTATCTGTGAAAAATGTGaag GATATGGAGGTAAAAAAGGATCGGCAGAACAGTGTACTATTTGTCATGGCTCTGGTATGGTAATGCAGATTCAACAGCTAGCGCCAGGTATTGTTCAGCAAATCCAATCAAAGTGTTCAAGTTGTAAAGGCCAGGGTGAACGTATCAATCAGCGAGATCGATGCAAGCACTGTGGTGGCAAGAAAACAATTCGCGACAGAAAGATCCTGGAAGTTCACGTTGATAAGGGTATGGTTGACGGTCAGAAGATTGTTTTCAACGGTGAAGGTGATCAAGAACCCGGTCTTGAACCTGGTGATATCATTATTCTACTTGATGAGAAAGAACATCCAGTATACAA gCGAGccggaaataatttaattctacCGATGACTTTATCTCTAACGGAGTCATTGTGTGGattccaaaaaataattcgtaCCCTTGACGACCGAGATCTTTTGATAACTTCATTACCTGGACAGGTTATAAAACACGGCGATCTTAAGTGCATACCAGAGGAAGGTATGCCGTTGTACCGAGATCCGTTTACAAAAGGAAAATTGACGATTCACTTCACTGTCGATTATCCAAAATCAATTGATCCGGCCATTGTTCCACAGTTAGAAAGTCTGTTACCACCACGTGAACAGACAATGATCCCCGATGACGCCGAAGAAGTTATTTTGGAAGACTTTGACCCTATGTTAGATGCACAGCAACAACGCGAACGAGGTGGTGAAGCATATGACGAAGATAAGGGTTCATCTCGTGTACAATGTGCtacacattaa